A genomic region of Eucalyptus grandis isolate ANBG69807.140 chromosome 5, ASM1654582v1, whole genome shotgun sequence contains the following coding sequences:
- the LOC104445724 gene encoding pentatricopeptide repeat-containing protein At1g61870, mitochondrial: protein MSPLARLRPVSLDLLRRRRFFSSSPSSILSPDSSAPLSSKEKTRAALSLLKAEKNPERIIDICRAASLTPQSHLDRVAFSVAISKLTESSYFDGIRRFLEESKGRPDLRNERFMCHAIVLYGQAGMLNEAIDTFKHVEELGIRRTVKSLNALLFASIVAKDFKETKRIFMEFPRIYSVAPDLETFNTVIKAFSESESTSSAYSALAEMDRKGVKPNATTFGTMLAGFYKEEKYEDVGKVLELMQKYGVARGVSIYNIRIQSLCKLRKSDEAKVLLDGMLARGMKPNSETYAHLIHGFCTEERYDEAKKMFKSMMNHGCRPTSDCYFTFIHYLCKGGEFDTALQICKESMEKGWIPNFGTMKSLVNGLVSIDKVDEARELIKQVKERFSRNTDLWDEVEAGLPQ from the coding sequence ATGTCGCCGCTCGCCCGGCTCCGCCCGGTCTCGCTGgacctcctccgccgccgccgcttcttctcgtcgtcgccgtcgtcgatCCTGTCCCCGGACTCGAGCGCCCCTCTCTCGTCGAAGGAGAAGACCCGGGCGGCCCTCTCCCTGCTCAAGGCCGAGAAGAACCCGGAGCGCATCATCGACATCTGCCGCGCCGCCTCCCTCACCCCGCAGTCCCACCTCGACCGCGTCGCCTTCTCCGTCGCGATCTCGAAGCTCACGGAGTCGAGCTACTTCGACGGCATCCGGAGATTCCTCGAGGAGTCCAAGGGGAGGCCGGACTTGCGGAACGAGCGCTTCATGTGCCACGCCATCGTGCTCTACGGCCAGGCCGGGATGTTGAACGAGGCGATCGACACGTTCAAGCACGTCGAGGAGCTAGGTATTCGCCGCACCGTCAAATCTCTCAACGCGCTTTTGTTTGCTTCGATCGTAGCTAAGGACTTTAAGGAGACGAAGAGGATTTTCATGGAGTTCCCTAGGATTTATAGCGTAGCGCCTGATTTGGAGACTTTCAATACCGTGATTAAGGCGTTCTCCGAGTCCGAGTCGACGAGCTCGGCGTACTCGGCGCTGGCTGAGATGGATAGGAAGGGGGTTAAGCCCAACGCCACCACCTTCGGGACCATGTTGGCTGGGTTCTATAAGGAGGAGAAGTACGAAGACGTCGGGAAGGTCTTGGAATTGATGCAGAAGTACGGGGTCGCTCGCGGGGTTAGTATTTATAATATCAGGATTCAGAGTTTGTGTAAGCTTAGGAAGTCGGATGAGGCAAAGGTTTTGCTTGACGGGATGTTGGCGAGGGGGATGAAGCCAAATTCAGAGACGTATGCCCATTTGATTCATGGGTTTTGCACTGAAGAGAGGTACGACGAAGCGAAGAAGATGTTTAAGAGCATGATGAACCACGGGTGTCGGCCTACCAGTGATTGTTATTTCACCTTCATTCACTATCTTTGCAAGGGAGGGGAATTTGACACCGCTTTGCAGATTTGTAAGGAGAGTATGGAAAAGGGTTGGATTCCGAATTTCGGAACGATGAAGTCGCTAGTTAATGGGCTGGTGAGTATTGATAAGGTTGATGAGGCTAGGGAGCTTATTAAGCAGGTGAAGGAGAGGTTTTCTAGAAATACAGATTTGTGGGATGAAGTAGAAGCTGGTTTACCCCAGTAA